The Parvibaculum sp. DNA segment CTGCTTCTGTCACCTTGAGCCCGGCATGCGGCATTGCACCCCGCGCCGCAAAGCGCGACCGCAGGAAGGAAACCGGATGCGCCTTCAGCGACAGCCGGAGCGTCGCGTAATCGAGCACCACATGCTCGCCAAGCGGCATGGCCGGCAGCGCCATTTCTTCCTCGCGCTGGAACCCGCCCTCCTCCAGCGCCGCAAACAGCGGTAGTGCGGCCGGCTGCCTGCCGGTGCTCCCGCCGCCATGACCGCCAAGCCCACGCACCGCCCAGAGCGCCGCCCGCCGGTCGAACCCCAGCGAGCGGAAGGTATCCGCGTCCGCCAGCCGTTCGATGACGCGCGGACCGAGACCCGTCCTCAACCAGAAGTGACGCACGGAATCGAAACCGCCGCCGCGCCTTTCCTCGACGATCCGGCCCGATGCTTCCTGAAACCCTTTCACCTGCCGGAAACCGAGCCTGACGGCACACTTGTCCCCGGGTCGCTTTTCAAGCGTACAGTCCCAGTCGCTGTGATTGACGTCGACCTCGCATATTTCGACACCATGCTTCCGCGCATCGCGCACAAGCTGGGCGGCGGCATAAAAACCCATCGGCTGCGCATTGAGGATCGCCGCGCAGAACACATCCGGATAATGATGTTTGAGCCAGGCGGAAACATAGGCCAGCAGCGCGAAGCTCGCGGCATGGCTTTCGGGAAAGCCGTAATCGGCAAAGCCCTCGATCTGCTTGAAGCAGCGTTCGGCGAAATCGGCTTCGTATCCGTTGGCGAGCATGCCCGCGATGAACTTGTCGCGATACATGCCGATCGTGCCGGACTTGCGGAACGTCGCCATGGCGCGCCGCAACTGGTCGGACTCGCCCGGCGTGAAGCCCGCCGCGACAATCGCGATTTTCATCGCCTGCTCCTGGAACAGCGGCACGCCAAAGGTCTTGCACAACACGTCTTCGAGAACCTTGGAGGGATAGGTGACTTTCTCCGCTCCGCTGCGCCGTCGCAAATAAGGATGAACCATGTCGCCCTGAATGGGACCCGGCCGGACGATCGCCACCTCGACCACGAGATCGTAAAAGCAGCGCGGGCGCAGCCGCGGCAACATCGACATCTGCGCCCGGCTTTCCACCTGGAAGACGCCGATGGCATCCGCCTCGCACAGCATGTCGTAAACGCCCTTGTCGTCCTGCGGCACATCGGCAAGTCCCATACGAATGCCGTAATGCTTGTCGAGCAGATCGAAGGCGCGCCGGATGCAGCTCAACATACCGAGCGCCAGCACGTCGATCTTGAGGATGCCCAGCGTGTCGAGATCGTCCTTGTCCCATTCGACAAAGGTACGGTCATCCATCGCCGCGTTCTGGATCGGCACGACGTCTTCGAGCGGCCCTTTGGTAATGACGAAACCGCCCACATGCTGCGAAAGATGGCGCGGAAAGCCGATCAGTTCCCGCGCCAGCACCAACGCCTGCTGCAAGGTCCTGTCGCCGGGATCGAGCCCGGCCTCGCGCGCATCCTTTTCCGAGATGCCGCTGTTCGACCAGCCCCATGTCGAGCGCGAGAGCGCGTTGACGACATCCTCCGACAGCCCGAAAACCTTGCCGACATCGCGAATGGCGCTGCGCGAACGATAGGAAATGACCGTCGCGGCAATACCCGCGCGATGCCGCCCGTATTTTTCGTAGATATACTGGATCACCTCCTCGCGCCGCTCATGCTCGAAATCGACATCGATATCGGGCGGCTCGTTGCGATCCTTCGAGACGAACCGCTCGAACAGAAGATCGATCTCGGTCGGGTTGACCGACGTAATGCCGAGACAGAAACAGACCGAGGAATTGGCCGCCGAGCCCCGCCCTTGACAGAGTATGTTTTGCTCTCGCGCATAGCGCACGATATCGTGCACGGTCAGAAAATAAGGCGCGTATTTCATCTCGCCGATCAACGCCAGCTCATGCGCTATGGTTGCTTTGAGCTTGGGGGCGATACCGCCGGGAAACCGCCTTGCGGCCCCCTCCCATGTCAGCCGCTCGAGAAGTTGCTGCGGTGTCTCATGCGCGGAAAAATTGTCGGCCGGGTATTCGTAACGAAGTTCGTCGAGCGAAAATGCGCAGCGCGCAACGATGTCGCCCGTCGAGGCCAGCGCCTGCGGCGCATGATCGAGAAGCCGCGCCATCTCCGCCCCGCTTTTGACATGCCGCTCGGCATTGGCCGCGAGCCGGAACCCCGCCTCCGCCAGCGTGCAATGCGCGCGGACGCAGGTCACGACATCGGCCAGCGGTTTGCGGTCCGGCGTGTGATAAAGCACATCGTTTGTGGCGACGAGCGGAACGTCCGCCTCTCGCGCCATGCGGTCGAGCAGAACGAAACGGCGTTTGTCGTCGGCGCGGTAGAGCGGCGCGAGACCGAGCCAGACCGAACCCGGATAGGCTTGCGCGAGTTGCGCGAGCGAGGCAGCGAAATCCTTGCCCGGCACCGGCGGCGGCATGGCGATGAAACATTGCCCCTCACCATGCGCCAGCACATCGCCAAGCGTCAGATGGCATTGCCCCTTGGCCGCGCGCCGGTTGCCGAGCGTCAGCAGTCGCGTCAGCCGCGCATAGGCCGCCCGATCTTGCGGATAGGCGATAACCTCGAACCCGTCCATTGTCGCCAGACGCGCGCCGACAAGCAGCCGCAAGTCCGCTTCCTTCGCCGCTGCATGCGCGCGCACGACGCCTGCCAGCGTATTGCGGTCGGCGATGCCGATCGCCGCAAGCCTCTGCGCCTTCGCCGCCAGCACCAGCTCATCGGCATGCGATGCTCCGCGCAGGAAACTGAAATTGCTCGCAATCGCAAGCTCGGCATATGACGTGCTCATTCGAACACCCCGTGCAGATACCAGCGCGGCCCTTCCGTATCGCGCAGGTAAAGCCCGTCGCGGTAAAGCCAGAAGCGCCGCCCCTCGGCATCCTCCACGCGGTAGTAATCGCGCGTGCGCCTTTCGCCCCGTCGCCACCATTCGGGCGCGATCCGCTCCGGCCCCTCGGCCCGCGTCACCCGATGCGTGACGCGCCGCCAGCGGAAAATGCGCGGCGGCCCTTCCGGCACTTCGGCAACCGCTTCCACAGGCTCCGGCCGCGCCAACAGCCTGATCGGCCGGGCAAGACTTCCCGCCAGCGCCGCCGCCATCTGTTCTTCGACTTGCGCCCGCCAGCCGCGCATTGCCGGTGTCGCGCCACGCACCGCAGACACGGAAACGACAGCCCGTTCGGGAATATGGCTGGCGCGCGGTTCGAGCCGAACGATGCGTTCATGGCCGAGCCGGGCGCCGAGCCGGTCGATGATCTGCGCCAGGGCTTCCGCATCAGCGCCCTCTGCATCGAAACGGTCCTGCGCCGGCGCCAGCGTATCTGTCGCAAGCGCCGCCAGCATTGCCGCTTCGATACCGAAACCCGCGTCGAAATCGTCGCCGGCCTGCGCAAGTTTTTCACGAAAAAGCCGCGCCAGATGCAGGGCATCATGCGAGGGAGCGGCCGTACCGGCGAAAAGTCGCGTCACCTCGCCATCGGCACGAAACAGCGTCAGTTCGAGCCGCCGCGCCCCGCGCCGTTCATGCGCGAGCAACCGGCAGAGTTCGCCGGCGAGAAGCCGCACCGCCTCTTCGATGTCTTCGGTTCGCGTCAACCCCTCGGCAAATATCCCGCGCGCACGGAAAGGCGCGGGCGGACGCAGCGGCGAAATCGGCTCGCGCGCAAAACCGAGCGCTTCGTCGAGACGCTGCGCCACATGCCGCCCGAACCGCGCGGTAATGGGCGCGCGCGGTTTGCCATAGAGATCGCCGGCGCGTTTGAGGCCGAGCCGCATCAGTCCGTCGACTGTCGCATCGTCGAGGCGCAGCGCCGCCACCGGCAATTTTTCGAGCGCCGCCGCCTCGTCCCCCGGCAGCAGGATGAAAGCCGGCGCCGTGCCATAGCGCGCCAGCGCCCAGGCCGCGCCCGGTGTCGAGGCGACGGCCACCCGCACCGTCAATCCGAAGCCATGAAGCCGCTTCTGCAAATCGGCAACGAGCGCCGCCTCGCCGCCGAACAGATGATCGCAACCGCTGATGTCGAGCATGAGCCCGTCGGGCTCTTCGCCGATCCCTGCAGGATCAACCGCCGTCCACGGCGTGTAGCGCCCGCACCAGAGCGCAAGCCGCTTCAGCGCCGCCCGGTCGGCCGCAAAATCGGCGGCCCGCAATTCGAGCCCCGGGCAAAGCGTCATCGCGTCGGGCACGAGCTGCCCCGGCGCAACGCCGGCCGCCGCCGCCGTCCTGTTGCACGCGGTCACGCGGACGCCGCCCTGCCCCGGCGCGGCCAGCGCCAGCGGTGCCTTGGGTGCCTGAACCTTGCCGCGTGTCCGGCGATCCGCCCGGTAAAGCCGCTCCACCGGCCAGTGCGGCAGCCAAACCGCGGCAACCCGCCTTTTTTCGTCCATCCGCATAGCCGGCAAGGCCCGTTAAAGGAACAAATAGAGAACATGTACTTTGGCCCCGCCCGGTCCCAAAGGCGAGTCGAATCTCGCGCTGCCCTGTTTTTGCCTGAAAAGGACGTAGGATGAGCCTTGCCACACCCGAAAGGCATTCGCCCATGACGAAGCATCCGCTCTTCATTCTCGCACTGGCCATACCGCTGGCGCTGGCCGCCTGCGCCGACCCGCAAGCCGAGCAGGCGCGTCTCGATGCGCTCGACCACAAGAATTGCACCGATCTCGGCTTCGAGCCCGGCACCGAGGCCTATGGCAATTGCCGGCTGAAGATGAGGGAAATCCGCGCGAAGGAAGAAGGCAGCCGTTCGCCCAATATCGGGTTTGGCGTCGGCATCGGCGTCAGCAAGGGTTTCTGATGCACGGAGAGAGGAGTTTCGCATGAAGATCGCGAAAACGGCTCTGGCTTTCACGGCATTTCTGGCGCTCGCCGCCTGTGCGAACCCGCAGGAACAGGCGGCGCGCGCCGCCGCCCAGACGCAGGCCGACGGCGCGGAATGCGAACGGCTCGGCTTCACGCCCGGCACCGAAGCCTTCGCCAATTGTCAGTTGAAGCTGAAGGAAATTCGCGCCCAGGAGCAAAACACGCAAGCCCTGCGGCGCGCGCAGACGCCGCCGCCCTTCTGGGGCCCCTGGCCGGGCTACTATCCTCACCCTTATCCTTACAGGCGCTGGTAACTCAGGCGCTTTGCCTGAACGCCACCACGCGCGCCTCCGCCGGCACGGGCGGCGTTTCTTTGAACGCGGGCACAATCGCGTCGGCGAGCACGAAACCTTTGTCGCCCCCATGCCACGCCACGTTCCATGCGCCCGGCGCCCCGCCGCGAACCCGCGCCAGCGCCGCGCGCCAGCAGGATGCGCCGGTCAATCCGCCAAATTTCTCCGTACCGGGAACAATGCGGCCGGGAAGAGCTGCGATGCGCCAGCGTGTGACGGCCGCACTGGCCGCGCCGCCGCCATGCCCCGTAAACAGAAGTACCGGCGTTCCCTTTTCTTCCGCCGCCAGTTGCAACCGCCGCGTCGCCGTCAGATCGAGCGCGGCGGCGCGCCCGTCCACCTCGCCGATAACGGCGGCAAAGACGCCGGACCGCAACGCCTCCTCCATCGCCCACAGGCAATCGGTAGCGCTACCCGGCAGCGCAAGCACAAGCCGCGTCGGATCGAGCCCGAACGCGGCAAGCCCCGGCCCGTAAAGCGCGCCGATGTCGAAGGGCGGTTGCGCCGATTGGCACCAGAGCACGGGACCGGACCCGTTTTCGGCAAAGCATGCGGCAAGCGCCGCCAGGAAACCCGTCGTCGCGCCCATGTCGCGGTAATCCTCGGCACCCACCTCATGCAAGGCTCCGGCTTTCAGACCGCCGCCCGGCAGCGCTGCGTCGATCACTTCGACGCCCAGCGATACGAAACGCCCGCCCGCCTCCGCAAATTCGGCGGAAGGCCCCGCAATACGGGTCCTGAGATCGGCGACAAGCGCGGCTCTGGCATCCTGTTGTGAAAGCGGCGGCATGGCAAACCCGTTGTTCTTGTTTTGTTCTAAACATTCGCCGCAGCCAGGTCAAGAGCGCCAGCAACCGAACGCGACACTGGAAACTTATCGAAAACCCGGTCAGGCCTGCGCCACGCCCCAGTAATTGAAGCCCGCAACACGCGGCGTCGACGGCAGATACATCGTCTGCAGGTCGGCGATGCGGAAACCGCCCTTCTCGATCAGGGCCGGCATCTTGCGGTTGAGGTTGCAACCGCCGAACAGCACCTTCCACACCGGATTGATGCGGTCCTGCCACTTCGCCACGCCCTCGTCCGGCGCCGCGCCATGCTCGCAGAAAACGAGCTTGCCGCCCGGCTTCAGCACGCGCTTCATGCCCTCGAGCGCCTTCACCGGATCGGGAATGGTGCAAAGACTGAAGGTGCAGAGCACCGTGTCGATGCTTGCGTCGTCGAGCGGTATCTGCTCGCCCGGCAAGCCGATGAATTCGACCGGAAAGGAAAGATCCTTCGCCCGTTCGCCGGCAAGTTTCCACGACGCCTCGGAAGGATCGAGCCCGATGACCTTCGTCACTTTCGCGGGATCGTAATAAGGCAGGTTGAGGCCCGTGCCGATGCCGATTTCGAGCACCGTTCCCTCGGCCATCGGCACCACCTTCTTGCGCTGATAGCGGATAGGCTTCGTCCCGCAGGCGCAGTTGATGATATGCGGCACGATCCGGTTTTCATAAAAGCCCATGGCAATGTCCCCTTGCGTCGAACAGCGCGGAGTATGACGCCGCCTATTCGCTAGCGCCACTCCGAAACGCCGAAACGCAGCAGCCGGTCGCCATCGACCGGCCCAACGGTTCGTCCGCGCCCCTTGAGCCCCAGTGCTGCCGCACGCAGCAGCCGCTTTTCGCGCAAGGCGCTGGCCCGCCGGACACCCGCCGAAAGCGCCTGCCAGACCGCCTCGGGTTCGATGAGCCCCGTCCCACCAGTCACCCGCCGTCCCTTCCAGCCCATATCGAAAAGCCGGTCGCGCAGACGCGCCGGTTCGCGCCCCGCACCCGCCACATCGCCCGCATCGGCGAGAACCGATGCGACGAGGCCCGCCAGCGCCGCGCCACGCGCCTGCACAGACACGAGATCGATAAGGCCCGATGTCGGCGCCGGCGAATGAGTGCCGCCAAGCCCAACGCCGCCCTGCAATTCGGCGCCGAGAGCAGCGGAAAACTCGCGCAGCACCGGCAGAAGGCCGGCGCGCGGCGGAACCGCCGATCCCGCTTCCCGATGAACGGCAATGACGCCGTCGAGCGATACGAACAAAGATGCGCCGCCGCACCGCTCGCGCATCGCGGCAACAACCACGTCGCAAATCGCCCCCGGAAGCGCTGCGAGCACCGGCGGCAAACTGTCCGCGGGCAATGCGTCGCGCACGGTCTGGTGTGCATCCATCGCCAGCCGGCCCGCTTTCCCGCGCGGCAACACATCGGCAGATCCGCCGGCAAGAAGTTCCGCATCGGCAATCAGCGTCTGCGAAACCTCGCGCGCCGCGTCCATGCCGGCATCGAGTGCCTCGCGCGCACCGTCGCCGCCCGCCTCCATGCGAAGCAGGCCGGGCCAGATTTCGAATTCTTTTTCAACGAAAGGCGCTGTAGCCAGCATGACGGAAACTCGACAAGCAGATGGTCATTCGACGATACGAACCGGCGCATCGGTATGGAAAACCGATTTCTGGCCGAAGCGGTCCATATATTCGGTCTTGATGTCCGCAAGCGCCGCCGCGGCTTCCGGCGTCTCGCCGTGAACGACAATGACGATCTTGGTCGCCTCCCGAACGATCGGCGCATCGGCAAGCGCCGGATCCCGCCACTGG contains these protein-coding regions:
- a CDS encoding class I SAM-dependent methyltransferase gives rise to the protein MGFYENRIVPHIINCACGTKPIRYQRKKVVPMAEGTVLEIGIGTGLNLPYYDPAKVTKVIGLDPSEASWKLAGERAKDLSFPVEFIGLPGEQIPLDDASIDTVLCTFSLCTIPDPVKALEGMKRVLKPGGKLVFCEHGAAPDEGVAKWQDRINPVWKVLFGGCNLNRKMPALIEKGGFRIADLQTMYLPSTPRVAGFNYWGVAQA
- a CDS encoding error-prone DNA polymerase, whose protein sequence is MSTSYAELAIASNFSFLRGASHADELVLAAKAQRLAAIGIADRNTLAGVVRAHAAAKEADLRLLVGARLATMDGFEVIAYPQDRAAYARLTRLLTLGNRRAAKGQCHLTLGDVLAHGEGQCFIAMPPPVPGKDFAASLAQLAQAYPGSVWLGLAPLYRADDKRRFVLLDRMAREADVPLVATNDVLYHTPDRKPLADVVTCVRAHCTLAEAGFRLAANAERHVKSGAEMARLLDHAPQALASTGDIVARCAFSLDELRYEYPADNFSAHETPQQLLERLTWEGAARRFPGGIAPKLKATIAHELALIGEMKYAPYFLTVHDIVRYAREQNILCQGRGSAANSSVCFCLGITSVNPTEIDLLFERFVSKDRNEPPDIDVDFEHERREEVIQYIYEKYGRHRAGIAATVISYRSRSAIRDVGKVFGLSEDVVNALSRSTWGWSNSGISEKDAREAGLDPGDRTLQQALVLARELIGFPRHLSQHVGGFVITKGPLEDVVPIQNAAMDDRTFVEWDKDDLDTLGILKIDVLALGMLSCIRRAFDLLDKHYGIRMGLADVPQDDKGVYDMLCEADAIGVFQVESRAQMSMLPRLRPRCFYDLVVEVAIVRPGPIQGDMVHPYLRRRSGAEKVTYPSKVLEDVLCKTFGVPLFQEQAMKIAIVAAGFTPGESDQLRRAMATFRKSGTIGMYRDKFIAGMLANGYEADFAERCFKQIEGFADYGFPESHAASFALLAYVSAWLKHHYPDVFCAAILNAQPMGFYAAAQLVRDARKHGVEICEVDVNHSDWDCTLEKRPGDKCAVRLGFRQVKGFQEASGRIVEERRGGGFDSVRHFWLRTGLGPRVIERLADADTFRSLGFDRRAALWAVRGLGGHGGGSTGRQPAALPLFAALEEGGFQREEEMALPAMPLGEHVVLDYATLRLSLKAHPVSFLRSRFAARGAMPHAGLKVTEAGRRVTLAGLVLVRQRPGTASGVIFATLEDETGIANIIIWPKLFEARRRVVISSRLLLVRGRVQKEGIVIHVVAEELEDLTHELALVSDIGDIGEAALSPVDEVKRVSRDPREAATARHEERRLRAARFVPKSRDFH
- a CDS encoding damage-inducible mutagenesis protein, with the protein product MPPLSQQDARAALVADLRTRIAGPSAEFAEAGGRFVSLGVEVIDAALPGGGLKAGALHEVGAEDYRDMGATTGFLAALAACFAENGSGPVLWCQSAQPPFDIGALYGPGLAAFGLDPTRLVLALPGSATDCLWAMEEALRSGVFAAVIGEVDGRAAALDLTATRRLQLAAEEKGTPVLLFTGHGGGAASAAVTRWRIAALPGRIVPGTEKFGGLTGASCWRAALARVRGGAPGAWNVAWHGGDKGFVLADAIVPAFKETPPVPAEARVVAFRQSA
- a CDS encoding DNA polymerase Y family protein; this encodes MDEKRRVAAVWLPHWPVERLYRADRRTRGKVQAPKAPLALAAPGQGGVRVTACNRTAAAAGVAPGQLVPDAMTLCPGLELRAADFAADRAALKRLALWCGRYTPWTAVDPAGIGEEPDGLMLDISGCDHLFGGEAALVADLQKRLHGFGLTVRVAVASTPGAAWALARYGTAPAFILLPGDEAAALEKLPVAALRLDDATVDGLMRLGLKRAGDLYGKPRAPITARFGRHVAQRLDEALGFAREPISPLRPPAPFRARGIFAEGLTRTEDIEEAVRLLAGELCRLLAHERRGARRLELTLFRADGEVTRLFAGTAAPSHDALHLARLFREKLAQAGDDFDAGFGIEAAMLAALATDTLAPAQDRFDAEGADAEALAQIIDRLGARLGHERIVRLEPRASHIPERAVVSVSAVRGATPAMRGWRAQVEEQMAAALAGSLARPIRLLARPEPVEAVAEVPEGPPRIFRWRRVTHRVTRAEGPERIAPEWWRRGERRTRDYYRVEDAEGRRFWLYRDGLYLRDTEGPRWYLHGVFE